One window from the genome of Streptomyces cadmiisoli encodes:
- a CDS encoding IS1380 family transposase codes for MSVQAEGTFYVQGIGLRPKIYVSADGSGVVGRAGTRLLADLADATGLTAAYSTALRPLRPRGTGHDPGRITTDLAVMLADGGEAFADLAVLRDQAEVFGSVASTPTAWRLLADMDEQALASLRSARASAREVAWLQAAENGEGIPAARAAGRVLPGLVLDLDATLVACHSEKEAAAPTYKGGFGFHPLVCFLANTGEALSGQLRPGNSGANTAADHIAVLDQALAQIPDAHRHGTDILVRTDSAGSAKAFLAHVRDLRKRGIRTFFSVGYAITEPIRRAIRAMPDRLWHPALDQDGTLRDGTEVAELTGMVDLGGYPAGTRIIVRRERPHPGAQLSLFDLDEGLRHQVFLTDTPYPGGGSAQFLEVRHRGHATVEDRIRCGKTTGFGRFPSRDFGVNAVWLELSLTAIDLLAWTCLLLLDGEMATAEPKKLRHRLLHVAARLTRGGRRLRLRISATWPWRHELATAFHRLASLPRPAG; via the coding sequence CTGTCGGTCCAGGCGGAGGGCACTTTCTACGTGCAGGGTATCGGGTTGCGTCCCAAGATCTATGTCAGTGCCGATGGTTCGGGGGTGGTCGGTCGTGCCGGGACACGGTTGCTGGCGGATCTTGCCGATGCCACGGGGCTGACCGCCGCGTACTCCACCGCGCTCAGGCCGTTGCGGCCACGCGGGACCGGACACGATCCAGGACGAATCACCACCGACCTGGCGGTGATGCTCGCCGACGGCGGCGAGGCGTTTGCGGACCTGGCCGTACTGCGGGACCAGGCCGAAGTGTTCGGCTCGGTTGCCTCGACACCGACGGCCTGGCGGCTGCTCGCCGACATGGACGAGCAGGCACTTGCTTCGCTGCGTTCGGCCCGCGCTTCGGCTCGGGAGGTCGCTTGGCTGCAGGCCGCCGAGAACGGTGAGGGCATACCCGCTGCCCGGGCCGCGGGTCGTGTGCTGCCCGGCCTGGTCCTGGACCTCGACGCCACGCTGGTGGCCTGCCACTCGGAAAAGGAGGCGGCCGCGCCCACCTACAAGGGCGGTTTCGGGTTCCACCCGCTGGTGTGCTTCCTGGCCAACACCGGCGAGGCGCTGTCCGGGCAGCTGCGGCCCGGGAACTCCGGAGCCAACACTGCCGCCGATCACATTGCGGTCCTCGACCAGGCACTCGCGCAGATCCCCGATGCCCACCGGCACGGCACCGACATCCTGGTCCGCACCGATAGCGCCGGATCCGCGAAAGCCTTCCTCGCTCACGTCCGTGACCTGCGCAAACGAGGAATCCGTACCTTCTTCTCGGTCGGATACGCCATCACCGAGCCGATCCGCCGCGCCATCCGGGCCATGCCCGACCGCCTCTGGCATCCCGCCCTGGACCAGGACGGGACACTGCGTGATGGCACCGAAGTCGCCGAGCTGACCGGCATGGTCGATCTGGGCGGCTACCCGGCCGGCACCCGCATCATCGTGCGCCGCGAGCGGCCACACCCAGGAGCACAGCTGTCGCTGTTCGACCTGGACGAGGGACTGCGCCACCAGGTCTTCCTCACCGACACTCCCTATCCCGGTGGTGGTTCGGCCCAGTTCCTCGAGGTCCGCCACCGCGGGCATGCCACCGTCGAGGACCGCATCCGGTGCGGCAAGACCACCGGGTTCGGCCGTTTCCCCTCCCGCGACTTCGGTGTCAACGCCGTCTGGCTCGAACTCAGTCTCACCGCGATCGACTTGCTGGCCTGGACGTGCCTCCTGCTGCTGGACGGGGAGATGGCCACCGCCGAGCCGAAGAAGCTCCGCCACCGACTCCTGCACGTCGCCGCCCGCCTCACCCGCGGCGGCCGGCGACTACGCCTGCGGATATCGGCGACCTGGCCGTGGAGACACGAACTCGCCACGGCTTTCCACCGCCTCGCCTCACTGCCCCGTCCCGCCGGCTGA
- a CDS encoding NUDIX domain-containing protein — MPNQPQAPAVELSGVCRLLLAETDPPRLTDEQTAAMERRWEEAVTANPALFDGPTVVCAGLEWKDSETLLLTWYRATYRLYVLRLDPVHAVSAPSVFVSVAQPTDDGRLLVGRMASSTAAPGRWQLPGGTIEPPKVGAALDVECLRRHAALELAEEAGREVASEDLELWAVTRGDKGNVGVHFRAPACPAEALTEQYTQLVAAESAQGRTSELDCIAFIGSDADVAGLGGRYADFLPVLAARHAANGTTDQAYKRR, encoded by the coding sequence TTGCCCAACCAACCGCAGGCTCCCGCAGTTGAGCTTTCCGGTGTCTGCCGCCTGCTCCTTGCGGAGACTGATCCGCCCCGGCTGACCGATGAGCAGACGGCGGCGATGGAGCGCAGGTGGGAAGAGGCCGTCACGGCGAACCCGGCGCTGTTCGACGGGCCGACCGTGGTGTGCGCAGGACTGGAGTGGAAGGACTCCGAGACCCTGCTCCTGACCTGGTACCGGGCGACCTACCGCCTGTACGTACTGCGGCTGGACCCGGTCCACGCCGTGTCCGCCCCGTCGGTGTTCGTGTCCGTTGCGCAGCCCACGGACGACGGGCGGCTGCTGGTGGGACGTATGGCGTCGTCCACTGCGGCCCCCGGGCGCTGGCAGCTGCCCGGCGGGACGATCGAGCCCCCCAAGGTGGGCGCCGCCCTGGACGTGGAGTGCCTGCGCCGGCACGCCGCGCTGGAACTCGCGGAGGAGGCCGGGCGGGAAGTCGCCTCCGAAGACCTGGAGCTGTGGGCGGTGACCCGAGGCGACAAGGGCAACGTGGGCGTGCACTTCCGCGCTCCCGCCTGCCCGGCCGAGGCGCTCACCGAGCAGTACACGCAGCTTGTCGCCGCCGAGAGCGCCCAGGGCCGCACCTCGGAGCTGGACTGCATCGCGTTCATCGGGTCGGACGCCGATGTGGCGGGGCTCGGCGGCCGCTACGCCGACTTCCTGCCGGTGCTCGCCGCACGCCATGCCGCGAATGGCACGACCGACCAGGCCTACAAGCGGAGGTAG
- a CDS encoding ATP-binding protein — MTTMTAPRPRMKGYPGYRLTADRAPKTAKEARLLARVAMAVWGLEDDAETAALVMSEFVANTVRHAHGPRIILTVSRPACDRVYLAVTDRSPDRHPQLRTPDEDAGHGRGLLLVDDLANRWGFDLLRSRRSGELSAKRVWAELKLVRRSPL, encoded by the coding sequence ATGACGACCATGACGGCGCCCCGGCCCCGGATGAAGGGGTATCCCGGCTACCGGCTGACCGCCGACCGCGCCCCGAAGACGGCAAAGGAGGCCCGGCTGCTCGCGCGCGTAGCGATGGCGGTGTGGGGCCTGGAGGACGACGCGGAGACGGCTGCCCTGGTGATGTCCGAATTCGTCGCCAACACCGTGCGGCACGCACACGGCCCAAGGATCATTTTGACCGTGAGCCGCCCGGCATGCGACCGGGTGTACCTCGCCGTCACCGACCGCTCCCCCGACCGGCACCCGCAGCTGCGCACGCCCGACGAGGACGCCGGCCACGGCCGCGGCCTCCTCCTTGTCGACGACCTCGCCAACCGCTGGGGCTTCGACCTGCTCCGCTCTCGCCGCAGCGGCGAACTGTCGGCCAAACGCGTATGGGCCGAGCTGAAGCTCGTACGGCGGTCCCCACTGTGA
- the dmpG gene encoding 4-hydroxy-2-oxovalerate aldolase, with amino-acid sequence MTAQTTVIMHDPTLRDGQHAVRHQLDAEQIRTYAAAVDAAGVPVVEVGHGNGIGASSLQVGRSKLSDDEMLATAREALTRSRLATLMLPGWATTADLRNAVRHGVDVVRVAAHCTEASVTERHLGVLRELGAEAQGVLLMSHMASPGELAEQCMLMVGYGAQAVCIFDSAGYYLPDDVTARITAITAAVEVPVAFHGHNNLGMAVANSVAAVAAGARTIDACARGFGAGAGNTQLEVLVAVLERYGHRTGIDLRRLADAADLAEKTLMPAPPTIDSTSLVSGLSGVFSGFKKPVLAAAESQGVHPWDIFVELGQRRVIAGQEDLILDAARTLAAQGAIR; translated from the coding sequence ATGACCGCCCAGACCACGGTGATCATGCACGACCCCACCTTGCGCGACGGCCAGCACGCCGTAAGGCACCAGCTGGATGCCGAGCAGATCCGCACCTACGCCGCGGCGGTCGACGCGGCCGGTGTCCCGGTGGTCGAGGTCGGCCACGGCAACGGGATCGGCGCCTCCTCCCTGCAGGTCGGCCGCAGCAAGCTCAGCGACGATGAGATGCTCGCCACCGCCCGCGAAGCCCTCACCCGCAGCAGGCTGGCCACCCTCATGCTGCCCGGCTGGGCCACCACCGCCGATTTGCGCAACGCCGTCCGCCACGGCGTGGATGTGGTGCGCGTGGCCGCCCACTGCACCGAGGCCAGCGTCACCGAACGCCACCTGGGCGTCCTCCGCGAGCTCGGCGCCGAGGCGCAGGGCGTGCTGCTGATGAGCCACATGGCCAGTCCCGGCGAACTCGCCGAGCAGTGCATGCTGATGGTCGGCTATGGGGCGCAGGCGGTGTGCATCTTCGACAGCGCCGGTTACTACCTGCCTGACGATGTCACCGCCCGGATCACCGCCATCACCGCGGCGGTGGAGGTGCCGGTGGCGTTCCACGGGCACAACAACCTCGGGATGGCCGTGGCGAACTCGGTTGCGGCCGTCGCGGCCGGCGCCCGCACGATCGACGCGTGCGCGCGGGGATTCGGCGCGGGCGCGGGCAACACCCAGCTGGAAGTTCTCGTGGCCGTGCTGGAGCGCTACGGCCACCGGACCGGGATCGATCTGCGGCGCCTGGCCGACGCCGCCGATCTCGCCGAGAAGACGCTGATGCCCGCCCCGCCGACGATCGACTCCACCAGCCTCGTCTCGGGGCTGTCCGGGGTGTTCTCCGGGTTCAAAAAGCCCGTTCTGGCCGCCGCCGAGAGCCAGGGAGTGCACCCCTGGGACATCTTCGTGGAGCTCGGCCAGCGCCGGGTCATCGCCGGGCAGGAGGACCTGATCCTGGACGCGGCGCGCACCCTGGCGGCACAGGGGGCGATTCGATGA
- a CDS encoding 2-keto-4-pentenoate hydratase: protein MASPASADNHPAVQMAGPEAEEEVLAGLARELADAARTGVPVRSLSKRFPGLSLQDAYRIQRINLEERVSAGARVAGHKIGLTSAAMQEQMGIDEPDAGVVLTSMVAASGARLRSADFMNPRIETEIAFRLGRDLAEASDLATVCSAVGEVLLAFEVLDTVFADWNITLVDSIADNAACAGVITGSPVPFDPAWDLAAEQIRAEADGEMVAAGQGRDILGDPLKALVWLTHRLPVLGTTLRAGDIVLAGSVHASLPLTPGTNFRATSTRLPAIHLRVV from the coding sequence ATGGCCAGTCCCGCAAGCGCCGACAACCATCCGGCCGTACAGATGGCCGGGCCCGAGGCGGAGGAGGAGGTCTTAGCGGGGCTGGCACGGGAGCTGGCCGACGCTGCCCGAACCGGCGTTCCTGTCCGATCGCTGTCGAAGCGTTTCCCGGGCCTGAGCCTTCAGGACGCCTACCGCATCCAGCGAATCAACCTGGAGGAGCGGGTTTCGGCAGGGGCCCGGGTCGCCGGTCACAAGATCGGACTGACCTCGGCCGCGATGCAGGAACAGATGGGCATTGACGAGCCCGACGCCGGAGTCGTTCTGACCAGCATGGTCGCTGCCAGCGGAGCCCGGCTGCGGTCGGCCGACTTCATGAACCCCAGGATCGAGACCGAGATCGCCTTCCGGCTCGGTCGCGACCTGGCCGAGGCCTCGGACCTGGCCACCGTCTGTTCGGCTGTGGGCGAGGTGCTCCTCGCGTTTGAGGTCCTCGACACCGTCTTCGCCGACTGGAACATCACCTTGGTCGACAGCATCGCCGACAACGCCGCCTGTGCCGGCGTCATCACCGGCAGTCCGGTCCCGTTCGATCCGGCATGGGACCTGGCCGCCGAGCAGATCCGGGCGGAGGCCGACGGCGAGATGGTCGCGGCCGGGCAGGGGCGCGACATCCTCGGCGACCCGCTCAAGGCGCTGGTCTGGCTGACGCACCGCCTGCCCGTCCTGGGCACCACCTTGCGCGCCGGAGACATCGTCCTGGCCGGATCGGTACACGCGAGCCTCCCGCTCACCCCTGGCACAAACTTCCGGGCCACCTCCACCCGGCTCCCCGCCATCCATCTGCGGGTCGTCTGA
- a CDS encoding IS5 family transposase produces MPVLPSCLLEPLWDQFATLLPEHVDSHPLGCHNPRIADRVVFDHVIAALVHGSGYERVATPGCSDRTIRRRVAYWAQLGIAGQLHALVLEAYDRMIGLELSELSVDGCITKAPCGGEAAGRSPVDRGKQGLKRSVATEARGIPLGIVSAGASRHDSPLLVPTLEAAKEQVGCLPDQVNVNLDRGYDSHKTRAALSELGFTGEIARKGVPAPIQAGKRWVVERSHAWMNGFGKLRRCTEKRSRVVDFYLYLSAAIVTLRMLIRRATPLYRWDGRPTTKRLK; encoded by the coding sequence GTGCCTGTCCTGCCATCATGCCTGCTCGAACCCCTGTGGGACCAGTTCGCGACGCTGTTACCGGAGCACGTGGACAGCCACCCGCTGGGCTGCCACAACCCGCGCATCGCGGACCGCGTGGTGTTCGACCACGTAATCGCCGCCCTGGTGCACGGCTCCGGCTACGAGCGTGTCGCAACTCCTGGATGCTCGGACCGCACCATCCGACGACGAGTCGCCTACTGGGCCCAACTCGGAATAGCCGGGCAGTTGCACGCCCTGGTGCTTGAGGCGTACGACCGGATGATCGGCCTTGAGTTGAGCGAGTTGTCCGTGGACGGCTGCATCACCAAGGCTCCCTGCGGTGGCGAGGCCGCCGGGCGCTCCCCAGTGGACCGGGGCAAGCAGGGCCTCAAGCGCTCGGTGGCCACCGAGGCCCGCGGCATCCCGCTCGGCATCGTCTCAGCCGGGGCCAGCCGGCACGACTCACCGCTGCTCGTGCCCACCTTGGAGGCCGCGAAGGAGCAGGTCGGATGCCTGCCAGATCAGGTCAATGTCAACTTGGACCGTGGCTACGACAGCCACAAGACCCGGGCCGCATTGTCGGAACTCGGCTTCACCGGCGAGATCGCCCGCAAGGGCGTGCCCGCTCCCATACAGGCCGGCAAGAGATGGGTGGTCGAGCGCAGTCACGCGTGGATGAACGGCTTCGGCAAACTGCGACGCTGCACCGAGAAACGCAGCCGGGTCGTCGACTTCTACCTCTACCTGTCCGCCGCCATCGTCACGCTCCGTATGCTCATCCGCCGCGCCACCCCGCTCTACCGATGGGACGGTCGCCCCACTACCAAACGCCTGAAGTAA
- a CDS encoding GNAT family N-acetyltransferase translates to MTTPSTRTDVVIRTYGPGQVPPLIDTLADIWADSHPELVDNPGAEAMGLSVPALHRQITGHLKHPGFVLVVAYAGGSAVGFGYAFPCSPDYWFGPLVDQVPEGARQERLMGLCELAVRPTWQSKGIGTQLHGALLQAIAPKWSSLLALPSNQRGQDLYARLGYKYAGPYRNTPDGPEFDLLLLHVQDDA, encoded by the coding sequence GTGACCACCCCGAGCACCCGCACCGACGTGGTGATCCGCACCTACGGTCCTGGCCAGGTCCCACCGCTGATCGACACCCTCGCCGACATCTGGGCCGACAGCCACCCGGAATTGGTCGACAACCCGGGTGCGGAGGCAATGGGCCTGTCCGTGCCTGCACTCCACCGCCAGATCACCGGCCACCTCAAGCACCCCGGCTTCGTCCTGGTCGTCGCGTACGCTGGCGGCAGCGCCGTCGGCTTCGGCTATGCGTTCCCCTGCTCGCCCGACTACTGGTTCGGCCCCCTGGTCGATCAGGTCCCCGAAGGCGCCCGCCAGGAGCGGCTGATGGGCCTGTGTGAACTGGCCGTCCGGCCGACCTGGCAGTCCAAGGGCATCGGCACCCAGCTGCACGGTGCCCTCCTTCAGGCCATTGCCCCCAAGTGGTCCTCATTGCTTGCCCTGCCCTCGAACCAGCGCGGGCAAGACCTCTACGCCCGGCTCGGCTACAAGTACGCGGGGCCGTACCGCAACACCCCTGACGGCCCGGAGTTCGACCTGCTGCTCCTCCACGTTCAGGACGACGCCTGA
- a CDS encoding acetylating acetaldehyde dehydrogenase produces the protein MSSNTVNAAVLGSGLLGLDLVERMQNSPHLSCGLVVGRTSHSRGLAQAAKLGCATAAGGVAALLDSGQTFDIVFDATNAFEHPEHWARLAGTGTVLIDLTPTRAGALIVPTVNGDQAAQHQHIGLVSCGGQASIPVLYALAQHFRPQYVEMVATAASVSVGRASRLNLDEYVETTQDAIRRFTGTGAAKAMLNVSAAAPPPPFRIAMTMVAPGLKPGPVSDVVESAAAAMRTVVPGYRITSCTVTGDTVRVISEVTATRNRMPVHAGNLEVISAAAIYGAEQHALAKVPALKELAR, from the coding sequence ATGTCATCGAACACCGTTAACGCGGCCGTCCTCGGCTCCGGCTTACTCGGGCTCGACTTGGTCGAGCGCATGCAGAACTCCCCGCACCTGAGCTGCGGGCTCGTCGTCGGCCGCACCAGCCACAGCCGCGGACTGGCGCAGGCCGCCAAGCTGGGCTGCGCCACCGCAGCGGGCGGCGTCGCCGCCCTGCTCGACTCCGGCCAGACCTTCGACATCGTCTTCGACGCCACCAACGCCTTCGAGCACCCCGAGCACTGGGCCCGGCTCGCTGGCACCGGCACGGTACTCATCGACCTGACACCCACCCGTGCCGGTGCGCTGATCGTGCCGACCGTGAACGGCGACCAGGCCGCCCAACACCAGCACATCGGCCTCGTCTCCTGCGGCGGGCAGGCATCGATCCCCGTCCTGTACGCCCTCGCCCAGCACTTCCGGCCGCAGTACGTGGAGATGGTCGCCACAGCTGCCAGCGTCAGCGTAGGTCGGGCCAGCCGCCTCAACCTCGACGAATACGTGGAGACGACCCAGGACGCGATCCGCCGGTTCACCGGCACCGGCGCGGCCAAGGCGATGCTGAACGTCTCCGCGGCCGCGCCACCGCCGCCATTCCGCATCGCCATGACGATGGTGGCCCCCGGGCTGAAGCCGGGCCCGGTCAGTGACGTCGTGGAATCCGCTGCGGCGGCCATGCGGACCGTCGTGCCCGGCTACCGGATCACCTCGTGCACCGTCACCGGCGACACGGTCCGTGTGATCTCGGAGGTGACCGCCACCCGCAACCGGATGCCGGTGCACGCCGGGAACCTCGAAGTGATCAGCGCCGCCGCCATCTATGGGGCCGAGCAGCACGCCCTCGCCAAGGTCCCCGCGCTGAAGGAGCTCGCCCGATGA
- a CDS encoding MaoC family dehydratase has product MTTSIPTPAGYRRIAEGRYREVVGLGYHELREGLVIEHRPGRTITEADNVVMTTLGGNDAPIHTDARYSTLTQWGRPLVCSSITLHIVGGMTVRSTSGLTIANLGFEEIRFTHPVFVGDTLYAETEITGRRLSRSRPDTGIVTSRTTGKNQEGAAVVTFTRSFFVPIDADAVRDRTNY; this is encoded by the coding sequence GTGACCACCAGCATCCCCACACCAGCGGGGTATCGGCGGATCGCCGAGGGCCGCTACCGAGAAGTCGTCGGCCTGGGCTACCACGAGCTGCGTGAGGGCCTGGTCATCGAACACCGGCCCGGGCGAACCATCACCGAGGCCGACAACGTCGTGATGACCACGCTCGGCGGCAACGACGCCCCGATCCACACGGACGCCCGCTACAGCACTCTCACCCAGTGGGGCAGGCCCCTGGTGTGCAGCAGCATCACCCTCCACATCGTCGGCGGGATGACCGTACGCAGCACCAGCGGCCTGACTATCGCCAACCTCGGCTTCGAAGAGATCCGCTTCACCCATCCCGTGTTCGTGGGCGACACCCTCTACGCGGAGACGGAGATCACCGGCCGCCGCCTGTCCCGCAGCCGCCCGGACACCGGGATCGTCACGAGCCGCACGACCGGCAAGAACCAGGAGGGTGCGGCCGTGGTGACCTTCACGCGCAGCTTCTTCGTCCCCATCGATGCCGATGCCGTCCGCGACCGGACCAACTACTAG
- a CDS encoding HpcH/HpaI aldolase/citrate lyase family protein gives MMQTLAPAGVWFVTPGHASGRFPAAHGCGADVALVDLEDSVPAAVKPQARQNAAAFFTAPTAAGCVLGVRISSPTTRDGILDLTAIADFPVRPDVVLIPKVESARDFEIAAGALDAPGYTPHLYALIETPRALEELPSIVRAERIAGVVFGTADYATALGCSKSWEAMLHARSALVTSAAAAGICAIDSPFFDLDDLDGLRGEAERARNLGFAGKCCVHPRQLPVVTSVFTPTDEEVAAARAIVAASEEAGGRIVRVNGQMIGPPMVKAARALLARVDGRTPRGVSV, from the coding sequence ATGATGCAGACGCTGGCCCCCGCCGGGGTGTGGTTCGTCACGCCCGGCCACGCCTCCGGCCGTTTCCCTGCCGCGCACGGCTGCGGCGCCGACGTCGCCCTCGTCGACCTGGAGGACTCCGTGCCCGCCGCGGTGAAACCGCAGGCCCGCCAGAACGCCGCCGCGTTCTTCACTGCCCCCACGGCGGCCGGCTGCGTCCTCGGCGTCCGGATCAGCTCTCCCACCACCCGGGACGGCATCCTCGACCTGACGGCTATCGCCGACTTCCCGGTCCGGCCGGACGTCGTGCTGATCCCCAAGGTCGAGTCGGCCCGGGACTTCGAGATCGCCGCCGGGGCCCTCGACGCGCCCGGCTACACGCCGCACCTGTATGCGCTGATCGAGACGCCGCGTGCGCTTGAAGAGCTGCCGTCGATCGTGCGGGCCGAGCGCATCGCCGGGGTGGTGTTCGGGACCGCTGACTACGCGACGGCCCTCGGCTGCTCCAAGAGCTGGGAAGCGATGCTGCACGCCCGGTCCGCGCTGGTCACCAGCGCCGCCGCCGCAGGAATCTGCGCCATCGACTCCCCGTTCTTCGACCTGGACGACCTGGACGGGCTGCGAGGCGAAGCCGAACGCGCCAGGAACCTGGGCTTCGCCGGGAAGTGCTGTGTGCACCCCCGCCAGCTCCCCGTCGTCACCAGCGTGTTCACCCCGACGGACGAGGAAGTCGCCGCCGCCCGCGCCATCGTGGCCGCCTCCGAGGAAGCGGGCGGCCGCATCGTGCGCGTCAACGGGCAGATGATCGGCCCGCCCATGGTCAAAGCCGCCCGGGCACTGTTGGCTCGCGTGGACGGCCGCACGCCGCGTGGGGTGAGCGTGTGA
- a CDS encoding DUF6415 family natural product biosynthesis protein, protein MADAASSATATVPAPRPAGAGNNVPVDSETIRQSYEAVLSASRRLASEDWERLGGLLRGHVQLLVPELAGVEPRMRGEQRRTARHVLAGTRHRLAEGIGTSSKGVWDLAIQCRALLTLHEHPGPLQAARPVAGVRS, encoded by the coding sequence GTGGCAGACGCTGCAAGCAGCGCAACGGCGACAGTCCCGGCGCCCCGCCCAGCGGGCGCCGGCAACAACGTCCCGGTCGATTCCGAGACCATCCGGCAGTCGTACGAGGCGGTCCTGTCGGCCTCGCGGCGCCTGGCGAGTGAGGACTGGGAGAGGCTCGGTGGCCTGCTGCGCGGGCACGTCCAGCTCCTGGTGCCGGAACTCGCCGGGGTGGAGCCGCGCATGCGTGGTGAGCAGCGGCGCACCGCCCGGCACGTCCTCGCCGGAACCCGCCACAGGCTGGCGGAGGGGATCGGCACCTCATCCAAGGGCGTCTGGGATCTCGCCATCCAGTGCCGTGCCCTGCTCACCCTCCATGAGCATCCCGGCCCTCTGCAGGCGGCGCGGCCCGTCGCTGGTGTGCGGTCATGA
- a CDS encoding GNAT family N-acetyltransferase, which translates to MPDAIRIVQADDELWQQYDALATRSYGHPVGDITRLRPHADIRVAVRDGRVIAGGLGLLVPQFFGGAPVPSALLSAGCVAPEERGARLSVDMLAERLRHLREQAAVISTLWTTSGGYVRRFGWEAPVPVFAWSIATDDLKRAFTRSGLPVEHGRTTEADELQRRLARQWNGPVLRPDWWPAWIDNKQQLTTYRFGPAQSPTGSLSLAMKRSERHGMQLTVHDFWAADADTVGEMMAFLASHHTRAPAIHFRRSALPPYPALLHNLHRYRLTAEAWHPWMLRILDLEEAVRLRGWPDDLDIDVPVDIEGEDGETWGQYLLEVKGGAGQITKTHTAGEVRLTRRQLAVWYAGGYRTATAARLAGVDAGSEEVLNRLIRTTEHEPWLPDHF; encoded by the coding sequence ATGCCTGATGCGATCCGGATCGTGCAGGCCGACGACGAGTTGTGGCAGCAGTACGACGCCCTCGCCACCCGCAGCTACGGCCATCCCGTGGGCGACATCACCCGCCTGCGCCCGCACGCGGACATCCGCGTCGCCGTCCGGGACGGGCGGGTCATCGCGGGCGGCCTCGGCCTCCTCGTCCCGCAGTTCTTCGGCGGGGCCCCCGTGCCCTCCGCCCTGCTCAGTGCCGGGTGCGTCGCCCCCGAAGAACGCGGCGCCCGCCTCTCCGTCGACATGCTCGCCGAACGGCTTCGTCACCTGCGCGAGCAGGCAGCGGTGATCTCCACGCTGTGGACGACATCGGGCGGGTACGTCCGCCGTTTCGGCTGGGAGGCCCCCGTTCCCGTGTTCGCGTGGTCCATCGCCACCGACGACCTCAAGCGGGCCTTCACCCGCTCTGGGCTGCCGGTCGAGCACGGCCGTACGACGGAAGCCGACGAGCTGCAACGCCGCCTGGCCCGGCAGTGGAACGGGCCCGTGCTGCGACCGGACTGGTGGCCCGCTTGGATCGACAACAAGCAACAGCTGACCACGTACCGGTTCGGCCCGGCACAGTCCCCCACGGGGTCGCTATCGCTCGCCATGAAGCGCAGCGAGCGGCACGGGATGCAGCTGACCGTGCACGACTTCTGGGCCGCCGACGCGGACACCGTCGGCGAGATGATGGCGTTCCTCGCCAGCCATCACACCCGCGCCCCAGCCATCCACTTCCGGCGCTCCGCCCTTCCCCCGTACCCGGCTCTGCTGCACAACCTCCACCGGTACCGGCTGACGGCGGAAGCGTGGCACCCGTGGATGCTCCGCATCCTCGACCTGGAGGAAGCGGTGCGGCTGCGGGGCTGGCCGGATGACCTCGACATCGACGTTCCCGTGGACATCGAAGGCGAGGACGGTGAGACCTGGGGCCAGTACCTGCTCGAAGTGAAAGGCGGCGCCGGACAGATCACCAAGACGCACACCGCTGGTGAAGTCCGGCTCACCCGACGGCAACTGGCCGTCTGGTACGCCGGCGGCTACCGGACAGCGACCGCAGCACGCCTGGCCGGAGTGGACGCAGGCTCCGAGGAGGTGCTCAACAGACTGATCCGCACCACAGAGCACGAACCTTGGTTGCCCGACCACTTCTAG